One genomic window of Desulfurobacterium indicum includes the following:
- a CDS encoding head decoration protein: MAVSGNVGIYTPPKPEESVYSEERHPVVIIPMSVKAAQGILERGTIVGKDSNGLIVPYNPNATITLSDGTTAPAPEATPVGVLVERIDTDRETTGNVLVHGVVFRERLIRVDATVDVNDLDNLAKIGIWNIG; the protein is encoded by the coding sequence ATGGCAGTAAGTGGAAATGTCGGAATATATACACCACCAAAACCAGAAGAAAGTGTTTATAGTGAAGAAAGACACCCAGTAGTGATTATTCCTATGAGTGTTAAAGCTGCTCAAGGAATTCTTGAGAGAGGAACAATTGTAGGAAAAGACAGCAACGGTCTTATTGTTCCTTATAACCCTAATGCCACTATTACTTTATCAGACGGAACAACTGCTCCAGCTCCAGAAGCAACCCCGGTTGGAGTTCTTGTTGAACGTATAGATACAGACAGGGAAACTACTGGAAACGTTCTCGTTCATGGTGTTGTGTTTAGAGAAAGACTCATTAGAGTAGATGCTACAGTTGACGTAAATGACTTAGATAATCTTGCAAAAATCGGAATCTGGAATATCGGGTAA
- a CDS encoding major capsid protein produces MIELEKLLQNPKIVAEVIKTLPPIQTKVLDDVYTRKVNHPFPQIGIKEIQDVVGAVPVVRRGAPGVPVSGGDASINYIEPQPIKVADSVSAADANNLKSMGGQGYRAFLAQKLDILRRKIKATTEALAAQSLTGKISYPIRLENGQSDTYEVDFGSPISYTPSVTWDSADLKSVFNQIVEIEATLQEQGIAQNVTIWAGKTAFMELVGKIQSLQANTVPQPKFEGNKINLFGYTIEMVNQKYRLPDGTLKPVVPDNQIVAFDKNAGFTLFYLAVDNFKAGLQAVPMFVSSYQTRDGSSFVIQAESKPLPVPIVKAICWATVL; encoded by the coding sequence ATGATTGAACTTGAAAAACTTTTGCAAAATCCGAAGATAGTTGCGGAAGTTATTAAAACCCTACCGCCGATTCAAACGAAAGTTCTTGATGATGTTTATACTCGCAAAGTTAATCATCCATTCCCACAAATTGGAATTAAAGAGATTCAAGATGTAGTCGGTGCTGTTCCTGTAGTAAGAAGAGGTGCTCCTGGAGTTCCTGTCAGCGGAGGGGATGCTTCTATTAACTATATAGAGCCTCAGCCAATTAAGGTTGCAGATTCTGTTTCTGCTGCTGATGCCAACAACCTCAAGTCTATGGGAGGTCAAGGATATAGAGCATTTCTTGCCCAAAAGCTTGACATTTTAAGAAGAAAAATCAAAGCCACAACTGAAGCTTTAGCTGCACAGTCTCTTACAGGAAAAATTAGCTATCCGATAAGGCTTGAAAACGGACAGAGTGATACTTATGAAGTAGATTTTGGTTCTCCAATCTCTTATACGCCGTCTGTTACTTGGGACTCTGCCGATTTAAAGTCAGTTTTTAATCAGATTGTAGAAATTGAAGCAACTTTGCAAGAACAAGGGATTGCTCAAAATGTAACCATTTGGGCGGGAAAAACTGCCTTTATGGAGCTTGTAGGAAAAATTCAAAGCCTTCAGGCAAACACAGTTCCGCAACCAAAGTTTGAAGGAAACAAGATAAATCTCTTTGGCTATACAATTGAAATGGTAAATCAAAAGTACAGACTCCCTGACGGCACTCTTAAGCCCGTAGTCCCAGATAATCAGATTGTCGCTTTTGATAAGAACGCTGGATTCACGCTCTTTTATCTCGCTGTTGATAACTTTAAGGCTGGACTTCAGGCGGTTCCGATGTTTGTTTCTTCTTATCAAACTCGGGACGGATCATCTTTTGTGATTCAAGCAGAAAGCAAGCCTCTTCCAGTTCCTATCGTGAAAGCTATCTGTTGGGCAACCGTTCTATAA
- a CDS encoding phage virion morphogenesis protein encodes MMSVELEGWNRLKKALNEFAKKFDREATEKIAQHIVSKSQKRIKKGKIKPPASRFTLSLREGSRGKTLQDTGALMESITYKIEGKKIKIGSNLPYAKVHQFGAKIKAKKAQTLCIPATKEVRRLSKEKGVRGALEELKRKGYHIWFEDGVIKGKKGRRGREKILFYRKKEVEIPARTFVYMTEKDWEEITEMVMSWLKE; translated from the coding sequence ATGATGAGCGTTGAACTTGAAGGATGGAATAGGTTGAAGAAGGCACTTAACGAGTTTGCTAAAAAGTTTGACCGGGAAGCTACCGAAAAGATAGCTCAGCATATCGTTTCAAAATCTCAGAAAAGAATAAAGAAAGGAAAGATTAAACCGCCCGCCTCTCGCTTTACCCTTTCTTTGAGGGAAGGAAGTAGAGGAAAAACGCTTCAGGATACCGGTGCTCTTATGGAGTCAATTACATATAAAATAGAGGGAAAGAAAATTAAGATAGGATCTAATCTTCCTTATGCCAAAGTGCACCAGTTTGGAGCAAAGATAAAGGCAAAGAAGGCTCAAACTTTATGTATTCCCGCTACTAAAGAAGTTCGGAGGCTCTCAAAAGAAAAAGGCGTAAGAGGTGCTTTAGAAGAACTCAAAAGGAAGGGTTACCACATCTGGTTTGAAGATGGAGTTATAAAAGGAAAGAAAGGAAGAAGAGGAAGAGAAAAAATTCTCTTTTACCGCAAGAAAGAGGTTGAAATACCAGCAAGGACTTTTGTTTATATGACAGAAAAAGATTGGGAAGAGATTACAGAAATGGTTATGAGTTGGCTTAAGGAGTAG
- a CDS encoding phage baseplate assembly protein V: protein MENVIRVGIVTQVYDDRATVRVQFPDDDEEVSWEFPVLQRKTLKDKDYWLPDIGEQVVVVMLPYGQEQGFVIGAIYSEAEKPPESSKGKKVVVFEDGTRIEYDRKNHKLFLDVKGEVEIKVSGNVNLSSEGKVSIKALSNVEIDGGSGDLSGVVTQSCICPFIGKPHVDFSSNVKVSKG, encoded by the coding sequence ATGGAGAATGTCATACGCGTTGGAATAGTCACGCAGGTTTATGACGACAGGGCTACCGTAAGAGTGCAGTTCCCAGATGATGATGAAGAAGTGAGTTGGGAATTTCCGGTTTTACAGAGAAAAACCCTTAAAGACAAGGACTACTGGTTGCCAGATATTGGAGAGCAGGTTGTTGTAGTGATGCTACCGTATGGACAGGAACAGGGATTTGTAATTGGCGCGATCTATTCTGAAGCCGAAAAACCTCCCGAAAGCTCAAAAGGCAAAAAGGTTGTTGTCTTTGAGGATGGAACGAGAATAGAGTATGACAGGAAAAACCACAAGCTCTTTTTAGATGTGAAGGGAGAAGTCGAGATAAAAGTTTCCGGAAATGTAAATCTATCATCAGAAGGAAAGGTTTCTATAAAGGCTTTAAGCAATGTTGAAATAGATGGAGGTTCTGGCGATTTATCAGGAGTAGTAACTCAGAGTTGTATCTGTCCGTTTATTGGCAAACCTCATGTGGATTTTTCTTCTAACGTAAAAGTCAGCAAGGGATAA